One segment of Bacteroides caecimuris DNA contains the following:
- a CDS encoding DUF362 domain-containing protein, which produces MAYVISDDCIACGTCIDECPVEAISEGDIYSINPDVCTECGTCADVCPSEAIHPAE; this is translated from the coding sequence ATGGCATACGTAATTAGTGACGATTGTATTGCTTGCGGAACTTGCATTGACGAGTGTCCGGTAGAAGCTATCTCTGAAGGTGATATCTATTCTATCAACCCAGATGTATGTACTGAATGTGGTACTTGTGCAGACGTTTGTCCGTCTGAAGCAATTCATCCGGCTGAATAA
- a CDS encoding GNAT family N-acetyltransferase, translating into MEIRSTEIKDLPLVMEIYDYARAFMRATGNTTQWIDGYPSEVLIRQEIEEGHSFVCADEQGVISGTFCFILGDDPTYQHIYEGAWLNDEPYGVVHRLATNGTRKGVAAACLDWCFQRMPNVRVDTHRDNKVMQHILEKHGFQRCGIIYVKDGTERIAYQKIRTMVVRE; encoded by the coding sequence ATGGAAATCAGATCTACCGAAATAAAAGATCTCCCTTTAGTGATGGAGATTTATGACTATGCCCGTGCCTTTATGCGTGCAACCGGAAATACTACTCAATGGATTGACGGTTATCCTTCTGAAGTATTGATTCGTCAGGAGATTGAAGAGGGGCATAGCTTTGTCTGTGCGGATGAACAAGGAGTGATATCAGGTACTTTTTGTTTTATATTGGGTGATGACCCTACTTATCAGCATATTTATGAGGGAGCATGGTTGAATGACGAACCTTATGGGGTAGTGCACCGGTTGGCAACGAACGGCACAAGGAAAGGGGTGGCGGCAGCTTGTCTGGACTGGTGTTTTCAACGGATGCCGAATGTCCGGGTGGATACACATCGGGATAATAAGGTCATGCAGCATATCTTGGAGAAGCATGGGTTTCAGCGTTGCGGTATCATCTATGTAAAGGATGGTACGGAGCGTATTGCTTATCAGAAAATACGGACTATGGTTGTACGGGAATGA
- a CDS encoding peptidase U32 family protein codes for MIKQRKIELLAPAKKLECGIEAINHGADAVYIGAPKFGARAAAVNSLEDIEALVQHAHLYHARIYVTVNTILKEEELKETEEMIHALYRIGVDALIVQDMGITKLNLPPIPLHASTQMDNRTPEKVKFLWEAGFRQVVLARELSLREIKKIHENCPEVPLEVFVHGALCVSYSGQCYVSQACFGRSANRGECAQFCRLPFSLVDVDGKVIVKDKHLLSLKDMNQSDELEQLLDAGASSFKIEGRLKDVSYVKNVTAAYRQKLDAIFARRPEYVRASSGTCNFEFKPQLDKSFSRGFTHYFLHGRDKEIFSFNTPKSLGEEMGTVKEIRGNYLTVAGLKSFNNGDGVCYIDEQGRLQGFRINRVDSNKLYPQEMPRIKPRTTLYRNFDQEFERVLSRKSAERKIAVSILFADNEFGFSLTLTDEDDNSVTLSLSREKELARTPQTENLKTQLAKLGNTPFEAKEIKISFAKNWFLPVSVLADFRRQATDKLIAARRINYRQELAMWKQTDHAFPQTALTYLGNVMNSRAVSFYEEHGVQRVAMAYEKAAVEDAVLMFCKHCLRYSMGWCPIHQRVRSPYKEPYYLVSNDGKRFRLEFDCKHCQMKVKAEQ; via the coding sequence ATGATAAAGCAGCGTAAAATAGAACTTCTCGCTCCGGCAAAAAAACTGGAATGTGGTATTGAAGCAATCAATCATGGGGCGGATGCCGTATATATCGGTGCTCCCAAGTTTGGCGCACGTGCGGCGGCTGTGAACTCATTGGAAGATATTGAAGCATTGGTGCAGCATGCCCATTTGTATCATGCACGTATTTATGTCACGGTCAATACGATTCTGAAAGAAGAAGAGTTGAAAGAGACGGAGGAGATGATTCATGCACTTTATCGGATTGGCGTGGACGCGCTGATTGTGCAGGATATGGGGATCACGAAGTTGAATCTTCCTCCGATACCGCTTCATGCCAGTACACAAATGGACAACCGTACACCGGAAAAAGTAAAATTCCTTTGGGAGGCGGGTTTCCGGCAAGTAGTCCTGGCGCGGGAACTATCGTTGCGTGAAATAAAGAAGATACACGAAAATTGTCCGGAAGTGCCTTTAGAGGTATTCGTACATGGGGCACTTTGTGTCAGCTATAGCGGGCAGTGCTACGTCAGCCAAGCCTGTTTCGGTCGCAGTGCCAACCGGGGTGAATGTGCGCAATTCTGCCGGTTGCCTTTTAGTCTGGTAGACGTGGACGGGAAAGTGATTGTTAAAGACAAACATCTGCTTTCCCTGAAAGATATGAATCAAAGTGACGAACTGGAGCAATTGCTGGATGCCGGAGCTTCCTCGTTCAAGATAGAAGGGCGACTGAAAGACGTTTCTTACGTGAAGAATGTAACGGCTGCTTATCGTCAGAAGCTGGATGCCATCTTTGCCCGTCGTCCGGAATATGTAAGGGCTTCTTCGGGTACGTGCAATTTCGAGTTTAAGCCGCAACTGGATAAGAGTTTCAGTCGCGGATTCACACATTATTTCCTGCATGGACGTGACAAAGAGATTTTCTCTTTCAACACTCCCAAGTCGTTGGGCGAGGAGATGGGGACTGTGAAGGAGATTCGCGGCAATTATCTGACAGTTGCCGGGCTGAAATCCTTTAATAACGGTGACGGCGTTTGCTATATCGACGAACAGGGACGTTTACAGGGATTCCGCATCAACCGGGTGGACAGCAACAAACTATATCCACAGGAAATGCCTCGCATCAAGCCTCGTACCACATTATATCGTAATTTTGATCAGGAATTTGAGCGAGTGCTTTCACGGAAGTCGGCTGAAAGGAAGATTGCTGTAAGCATATTGTTTGCCGATAATGAGTTCGGCTTCTCGCTGACGTTGACCGATGAAGATGACAACAGCGTCACGCTGAGCCTTTCCCGCGAAAAGGAATTGGCACGTACGCCACAGACGGAGAATCTGAAAACACAGCTTGCCAAATTGGGGAATACACCTTTCGAAGCGAAAGAGATAAAAATATCGTTTGCAAAAAACTGGTTTCTGCCTGTTTCCGTGTTGGCGGACTTCCGTCGGCAGGCAACAGATAAGCTGATAGCTGCCCGTCGGATAAACTATCGTCAGGAATTGGCAATGTGGAAACAGACCGATCATGCTTTTCCGCAAACGGCATTGACCTATTTGGGGAATGTGATGAACAGCCGTGCGGTGTCTTTCTATGAAGAGCATGGCGTACAGCGTGTCGCCATGGCTTACGAGAAAGCGGCGGTAGAAGATGCGGTATTGATGTTCTGCAAACATTGTTTGCGTTATAGCATGGGATGGTGTCCCATTCATCAGCGGGTGCGCTCACCTTATAAAGAACCTTATTATCTGGTGTCAAATGATGGCAAACGTTTCCGTCTGGAATTTGATTGCAAGCATTGTCAAATGAAAGTAAAAGCGGAACAATGA
- a CDS encoding WD40-like domain containing protein → MKSILSSILLTLSLCGLFSACGNDDDSSQIQLVTDYGVTEAGQTLRPGDIVHIYGNGFQANDCVEYDFRWDTGEQMFPEGFRGPVAAEIAESRPDGIDVRMPYRMPPSRVDIFLRREGDRMLMGKILLSDGQTPKDFRLYALDSQRHTIDRIGADGTANASANVWDISTRPDFHSIANCVYTYGLCGLSKAHGIQQPFFLDFCTGEWRPLYTTGYGTLALVTGKHSMVSAFVRNQKGSYYLDNISADLEQSNYAVPTRMNVGSGSVMGSASPLPEGLSAEQFGDYPGVFAQDQRLLILLSAKIGEGKWAPVLYSPSRFHVQETVEADALIPFYFSVRLPATESGDTFATKVGYVVSDSADKGGSRFYLLDVPQSEWWTQEPFAVLRGKVISVSHNFERPGTFTVLSEKDGTYTVADYDWNQGEWQAPVHTATDMTYSAIAWGN, encoded by the coding sequence ATGAAATCTATTCTTTCCTCCATTCTCCTGACCCTCTCTCTTTGCGGGCTTTTTAGTGCATGTGGCAACGATGACGATTCATCACAAATACAATTAGTGACCGACTACGGAGTGACGGAAGCCGGGCAAACGCTCCGGCCGGGCGATATCGTACATATTTACGGCAATGGCTTTCAGGCAAACGACTGTGTGGAGTACGACTTCCGTTGGGACACCGGTGAGCAGATGTTTCCCGAAGGATTTCGAGGTCCTGTCGCTGCCGAGATTGCAGAGAGCCGTCCGGATGGGATAGACGTGCGTATGCCTTACCGCATGCCGCCTTCCCGTGTCGATATATTCTTGCGTAGAGAAGGCGACAGAATGTTGATGGGCAAGATATTGCTGTCAGACGGGCAGACACCCAAAGATTTCCGGCTCTATGCACTCGACAGCCAACGGCACACGATTGACAGGATAGGGGCGGATGGCACAGCGAATGCATCAGCAAATGTATGGGACATCAGCACACGGCCGGATTTCCATTCCATCGCCAACTGCGTATATACCTATGGATTGTGCGGACTTTCGAAAGCGCACGGCATACAGCAACCCTTCTTCCTCGATTTCTGTACCGGTGAATGGAGGCCGTTGTATACCACTGGTTATGGTACATTGGCATTGGTTACCGGAAAACATAGTATGGTTTCTGCTTTTGTGAGAAATCAAAAGGGTTCCTACTACCTTGATAATATCTCCGCTGATTTGGAACAAAGCAACTATGCCGTTCCGACCCGGATGAATGTCGGTTCCGGTTCTGTTATGGGTAGTGCATCTCCGCTGCCTGAAGGATTGAGTGCGGAGCAGTTTGGCGACTATCCCGGAGTGTTTGCGCAAGACCAACGGTTGCTTATTCTATTGTCGGCAAAAATCGGTGAGGGAAAATGGGCGCCTGTGCTTTACAGTCCCTCAAGATTTCATGTACAGGAAACTGTAGAGGCCGATGCGCTTATCCCGTTTTATTTCAGCGTGCGCCTTCCGGCAACAGAAAGCGGGGATACTTTTGCCACGAAGGTAGGGTATGTGGTTTCGGATTCTGCCGATAAAGGCGGCAGCCGTTTTTACTTGTTGGACGTCCCCCAAAGCGAGTGGTGGACGCAAGAGCCGTTTGCCGTTTTGCGGGGTAAGGTAATCTCTGTGTCGCACAACTTTGAGCGCCCCGGCACATTTACCGTATTGTCCGAAAAGGACGGCACATATACGGTTGCCGATTATGACTGGAACCAAGGCGAATGGCAAGCACCTGTCCATACTGCTACCGATATGACATACAGCGCCATAGCATGGGGCAATTAA
- a CDS encoding response regulator transcription factor, whose protein sequence is MNTSPEIAIIEPNTLTCLGLKGILEEMIPMATIRIFRRFNELMDDTPDMYAHYFISAQVYVEHNAFFLPRKRKTIVLASDSPQFQLSGVPVLNIYEGEEELVKSILKLHQHAHHGGYPMKDMPPVPAQQPCQELLSAREIEVLVLLSKGLINKEIADKLNISLTTVITHRKNITEKLGIKSVSGLTIYAVMNGYIEVDRI, encoded by the coding sequence ATGAATACATCACCCGAAATAGCCATTATAGAACCGAATACCCTCACCTGTCTCGGTCTGAAAGGAATCCTCGAAGAGATGATTCCAATGGCAACGATACGTATCTTCCGGCGTTTCAATGAGCTAATGGACGATACTCCGGATATGTATGCCCATTACTTCATCTCCGCACAGGTCTACGTGGAGCACAATGCCTTCTTCCTTCCGCGAAAACGCAAAACGATTGTGCTGGCAAGCGACAGTCCGCAGTTTCAGCTAAGCGGCGTGCCCGTGCTCAACATTTACGAAGGAGAAGAAGAATTGGTGAAGAGTATCCTAAAACTTCACCAACACGCCCACCACGGCGGCTATCCGATGAAGGACATGCCACCCGTGCCTGCGCAGCAACCTTGTCAGGAACTGCTGTCCGCACGCGAGATTGAAGTGCTCGTGCTCCTCTCCAAAGGACTGATTAATAAAGAGATTGCAGACAAACTGAACATCAGTCTGACCACTGTCATCACTCACCGGAAGAATATCACTGAGAAATTGGGCATCAAGTCCGTCTCAGGACTGACTATCTATGCCGTGATGAACGGATATATCGAGGTAGACCGCATCTGA
- the metA gene encoding homoserine O-succinyltransferase has protein sequence MPLNLPDKLPAIELLKEENIFVIDTSRATQQDIRPLRIVILNLMPLKITTETDLVRLLSNTPLQVEISFMKIKSHTSKNTPIEHMKTFYTDFDQMRHEKYDGMIITGAPVEQMDFEEVTYWDEITEIFDWARTHVTSTLYICWAAQAGLYHHYGVPKYPLKEKMFGIFEHRVLEPFHSIFRGFDDCFYVPHSRHTEVRREDILKVPELTLLSESEDAGVYMAMARGGREFFVTGHSEYSPLTLDTEYRRDLNKGLPIEMPRNYYIDNDPEKGPLVRWRAHANLLFSNWLNYFVYQETPYNINDIQ, from the coding sequence ATGCCTTTAAATTTACCCGATAAACTACCTGCGATAGAGCTTTTGAAGGAAGAGAATATTTTTGTTATTGATACTTCCCGCGCTACGCAACAGGATATTCGTCCGCTACGGATTGTGATTCTGAATCTGATGCCGTTGAAAATTACAACGGAAACGGACTTGGTGCGCTTACTCTCCAATACACCTCTTCAGGTGGAGATTTCATTTATGAAGATCAAGAGCCACACGTCAAAGAATACGCCGATAGAACACATGAAAACGTTCTATACGGATTTTGACCAGATGCGTCACGAGAAGTATGATGGTATGATTATCACCGGAGCTCCTGTAGAACAGATGGACTTCGAAGAGGTGACCTATTGGGATGAGATTACGGAAATCTTTGATTGGGCACGTACGCATGTCACTTCTACTTTATATATATGCTGGGCTGCGCAGGCCGGATTGTATCATCATTATGGAGTTCCTAAATATCCGTTGAAAGAGAAGATGTTCGGTATCTTTGAACATCGGGTATTGGAACCTTTCCACTCCATCTTCCGTGGTTTTGATGATTGTTTCTATGTGCCGCATAGCCGTCATACGGAAGTGCGCAGGGAAGACATTCTGAAAGTTCCGGAATTGACGTTGCTTTCCGAATCGGAAGATGCCGGTGTCTATATGGCAATGGCACGGGGCGGTCGTGAATTCTTTGTCACGGGACACTCCGAATATTCTCCGCTGACGCTGGACACGGAATACCGTCGCGATCTCAATAAAGGCTTGCCGATAGAGATGCCCCGCAATTATTATATAGACAATGATCCTGAAAAAGGCCCGTTGGTACGTTGGCGTGCTCATGCCAATTTGTTGTTCTCCAATTGGTTGAATTACTTCGTTTATCAGGAAACACCTTACAACATCAACGATATTCAATGA
- a CDS encoding TonB-dependent receptor, with amino-acid sequence MKTKKIMIALMLLTAGTAWAENFPKDSLKIVDIEEVVVIATPKENRKLRDLPMAATVLSQENMRANQVNSVKKLTGIVPNLFIPDYGSKLTTSIYIRGIGSRINTPSVGLYVDNIPYIDKSAFDFNYADIERIDVLRGPQATLYGRNTMGGLIKVHTKSPFTYQGTDIRMGAATYNDYNISLTHYHRLSDRFAFSTGGFYEHTGGFFENSARDNEKVDKSNAGGGRFRGIYLPTSNLKIGLALSYEYSDQGGYPYYYTGITPSAIAKAKEKGKEMTEDRADYIGKISYNDRSSYRRGLLNTGVNIEYQAQNFILSAVTGYQNLNDRMFLDQDFTEKAIYTLEQKQKSNTISEEIVFKSKANKRYQWATGVFGLYQTLNTKGPVTFWEDGVKNVIEGNVNNIFDGMKPSAPKLHLAVNNPTLLVGGDFSTPIWNAGVFHQSTLNDLFVKGLSFTIGLRLDYEKMSMKYTSVSDPTDFNFSMKMMAPPPMPSMSLEAKNLLANAGYDGKISDDYVQLLPKFALQYEWGKRNNVYATVSKGYRSGGYNVQMFSDLISGDLKNSMIDAIKESDEFSKFAAMIDQYVEKDEVPEVKEATRYKPEYSWNYEVGSHLTLWEGKLWADLSAFYMDMHDQQISQFAASGLGRTTLNAGKSRSYGAEASLRANLTNKLSLNVSYGYTYATFTDYVEYEKDKEGKLTIKDDYNGKYVPFVPKHTLNIGGEYAITCSPRSIFDRVVFQANYNAAGRIYWTEQNDVSQSFYGTLNWRTNLEIGDAMISFWARNFLNKDYAAFYFETMNKGFMQKGRPMQFGIDLRCRF; translated from the coding sequence ATGAAGACAAAAAAGATTATGATTGCCCTCATGCTCCTGACAGCGGGGACAGCATGGGCGGAGAATTTCCCAAAAGACTCACTAAAAATAGTAGACATCGAAGAAGTGGTAGTGATTGCCACCCCGAAAGAGAACCGTAAATTGCGTGATCTGCCGATGGCAGCCACTGTTTTATCGCAAGAGAACATGCGTGCCAATCAGGTGAACTCTGTGAAAAAACTGACAGGCATCGTCCCCAATCTGTTTATCCCCGATTATGGTTCCAAACTGACCACTTCCATTTATATCCGCGGAATCGGCTCACGCATCAACACCCCGTCCGTAGGACTTTATGTAGACAATATCCCTTATATTGATAAATCTGCATTCGATTTTAACTATGCTGATATTGAACGTATCGACGTGCTTCGCGGGCCTCAAGCCACTCTCTACGGACGTAACACGATGGGCGGGCTTATCAAAGTGCATACCAAATCCCCCTTCACCTATCAGGGAACCGACATACGCATGGGAGCGGCAACCTACAATGACTACAACATATCGTTGACCCACTATCACCGCCTGTCCGACCGTTTCGCATTCTCTACCGGTGGCTTTTACGAACACACGGGCGGTTTCTTTGAGAATTCGGCACGCGACAATGAGAAGGTAGACAAAAGCAATGCCGGAGGCGGACGTTTCCGGGGTATCTATCTGCCGACATCCAATCTGAAAATAGGTCTGGCACTTAGTTATGAATATAGCGATCAGGGTGGTTATCCTTATTATTACACCGGGATTACCCCCAGTGCGATAGCTAAAGCGAAAGAAAAGGGTAAAGAAATGACAGAAGACCGGGCAGATTATATCGGTAAGATTTCGTATAATGACCGTAGCAGTTACCGCCGTGGGTTACTCAACACGGGTGTTAATATCGAATATCAAGCTCAAAATTTTATATTAAGTGCTGTCACAGGGTATCAAAACTTGAACGACCGCATGTTTCTCGATCAGGATTTCACAGAAAAAGCAATCTATACACTGGAACAAAAACAGAAGTCTAACACTATTTCTGAAGAAATTGTATTCAAATCGAAGGCAAATAAAAGATACCAATGGGCAACAGGAGTTTTCGGTTTATATCAAACATTGAATACAAAAGGTCCTGTGACATTTTGGGAAGACGGGGTTAAAAATGTTATTGAAGGAAATGTAAACAACATTTTTGATGGCATGAAGCCTTCGGCTCCCAAATTACACTTGGCTGTCAACAACCCTACATTATTGGTAGGCGGAGACTTCAGTACTCCTATTTGGAATGCGGGAGTTTTCCATCAATCGACATTGAATGACCTCTTTGTAAAAGGATTGTCTTTTACTATCGGCTTACGTTTGGATTACGAAAAGATGAGTATGAAGTATACTTCTGTGAGCGACCCCACCGATTTCAACTTCAGCATGAAAATGATGGCTCCTCCCCCAATGCCATCTATGTCGTTAGAAGCTAAAAATCTGCTCGCAAATGCTGGTTATGACGGGAAAATATCAGACGATTATGTTCAGCTTCTCCCCAAATTCGCATTACAATATGAATGGGGAAAAAGAAACAATGTGTATGCAACCGTATCAAAAGGTTATCGTTCTGGCGGCTACAACGTACAAATGTTTTCTGACCTTATCAGTGGAGATTTAAAAAACTCAATGATAGATGCCATAAAAGAGAGTGACGAGTTCTCCAAATTTGCTGCTATGATTGACCAATATGTAGAGAAAGATGAAGTTCCTGAAGTAAAAGAAGCCACTCGCTATAAACCTGAATATTCATGGAACTATGAAGTAGGAAGCCATCTCACTCTTTGGGAAGGTAAACTTTGGGCAGACCTTTCCGCTTTCTACATGGATATGCATGACCAACAAATCTCTCAGTTCGCTGCAAGCGGTTTAGGACGTACAACCCTTAATGCCGGAAAAAGTCGCAGCTATGGTGCAGAAGCCTCTCTCCGTGCCAACCTGACTAATAAACTAAGCCTGAACGTAAGCTACGGATATACTTATGCTACCTTTACAGACTACGTTGAATATGAAAAGGATAAAGAGGGAAAACTTACTATAAAAGATGACTATAACGGCAAATACGTCCCTTTCGTTCCCAAACACACCTTGAATATCGGTGGGGAATATGCCATCACTTGCAGCCCACGCTCCATATTCGACCGTGTAGTATTCCAAGCTAATTATAACGCTGCCGGACGCATCTACTGGACAGAACAGAATGACGTAAGCCAATCTTTCTACGGAACATTGAACTGGAGAACGAATCTCGAAATCGGAGATGCCATGATTAGTTTTTGGGCACGCAATTTCTTGAATAAGGACTACGCAGCTTTCTATTTTGAAACAATGAATAAAGGATTCATGCAGAAAGGACGTCCGATGCAGTTCGGGATAGACCTCCGATGCCGGTTCTAA
- a CDS encoding pyridoxal phosphate-dependent aminotransferase has product MNQLSDRLNSLSPSATLAMSQKSSELKAQGIDVINLSVGEPDFNTPDHIKEAAKKAIDDNFSRYSPVPGYPALRNAIVEKLKKENGLEYTAAQISCANGAKQSVCNTILVLVNPGDEVIVPAPYWVSYPEMVKMAEGTPVIVSAGIEQDFKITPEQLEAAITPKTKALILCSPSNPTGSVYTKEELAGLSAVLAKHPQVIVIADEIYEHINYIGAHQSIAQFPEMKERTVIVNGVSKAYAMTGWRIGFIAGPEWIVKACNKLQGQYTSGPCSVSQKAAEVAYTGTQEPVKEMQKAFQRRRDLIVKLAKEIPGFEVNVPQGAFYLFPKCDAFFGKSNGERKIADSDDLAMYLLEEAHVACVGGASFGAPECIRMSYATSDENIVEAIRRIKEALAKLK; this is encoded by the coding sequence ATGAATCAATTGTCAGATCGCTTGAACAGCTTGTCGCCATCGGCGACGCTTGCCATGTCGCAAAAGAGCAGCGAGCTCAAGGCACAGGGTATTGATGTTATTAACTTAAGTGTAGGAGAACCGGATTTTAATACTCCTGATCACATCAAGGAAGCTGCGAAAAAAGCCATAGATGATAACTTTTCTCGTTACTCTCCGGTACCGGGTTATCCGGCTTTGCGCAATGCTATTGTTGAGAAACTGAAAAAAGAAAACGGTCTGGAATATACAGCCGCTCAAATTTCGTGTGCCAACGGTGCCAAACAATCTGTTTGTAATACAATTCTTGTATTGGTAAATCCGGGTGACGAAGTCATCGTACCGGCTCCTTACTGGGTAAGCTACCCGGAAATGGTGAAAATGGCAGAAGGTACTCCCGTAATTGTTTCGGCAGGTATCGAACAAGATTTCAAGATTACTCCTGAACAGCTGGAAGCGGCTATCACCCCGAAGACGAAAGCATTGATTCTTTGTTCTCCGTCTAATCCGACAGGTTCTGTATACACGAAAGAAGAATTGGCTGGATTGTCAGCTGTATTGGCTAAACATCCGCAGGTGATAGTAATCGCTGACGAGATTTACGAACATATCAATTATATCGGTGCGCATCAGAGTATCGCTCAGTTCCCAGAGATGAAGGAACGTACAGTGATTGTAAACGGTGTATCCAAGGCTTACGCTATGACAGGATGGAGAATCGGGTTCATTGCCGGACCGGAATGGATTGTAAAAGCTTGCAACAAGTTGCAAGGTCAGTACACTTCAGGTCCTTGTTCTGTTTCTCAAAAAGCGGCTGAAGTTGCATATACAGGAACACAAGAACCGGTAAAAGAAATGCAGAAAGCATTCCAACGCCGTCGTGACCTGATTGTGAAGTTGGCTAAGGAAATTCCGGGATTTGAGGTAAACGTTCCGCAAGGTGCTTTCTATCTGTTTCCGAAATGCGATGCTTTCTTTGGAAAGAGCAACGGCGAACGTAAGATTGCAGATTCAGATGATTTGGCAATGTACTTGCTTGAAGAAGCTCACGTGGCTTGTGTAGGTGGTGCCTCTTTCGGTGCTCCTGAATGTATCCGTATGAGTTATGCTACAAGCGATGAAAATATCGTAGAGGCTATCCGTCGTATCAAAGAAGCATTGGCTAAGTTGAAATAA